Proteins found in one uncultured Desulfuromonas sp. genomic segment:
- a CDS encoding lipase family protein, protein MNGYFSDTALIKTPPIKRAAYSDRTAWLLAEISRLVYEPLPCEESSVALIPAIRDAIAKGEEDTVLEALISRARRQGIHPDNDVVEILENGQFDLVESFAENGTEAMLVKLKPDGDFAGMLILVFRGTQPNIKDVLTDIKADLVNAEECNGRVHRGFQDAFKPLKKRISDALGEHKGIPLYITGHSLGGALALLATRLLCNDSIGACYTYGCPRVADDVFFEGIKTPVYRVVNAADGVAKVPFGYGFSSALGLLRLIPINGTFQIAEWLRKYFLGYTHYGTLVFLSDAANIKDDTGIDFKDLQVKNSPNIFWRISIVLPRLIATRFKAAASDHAIRDYSAKLLAHAQRRNQ, encoded by the coding sequence ATGAACGGTTATTTTTCTGACACGGCACTGATCAAAACCCCACCCATTAAACGCGCGGCGTATTCCGACCGCACGGCCTGGCTGCTGGCAGAGATTTCGCGGCTGGTTTACGAACCACTGCCTTGCGAAGAATCCAGTGTCGCATTGATCCCGGCCATTCGTGACGCCATTGCCAAGGGCGAAGAAGACACGGTGCTTGAAGCGCTGATCAGTCGGGCACGCCGTCAGGGCATTCACCCAGATAACGATGTGGTTGAAATATTGGAAAATGGTCAATTCGACCTGGTTGAGTCGTTTGCTGAAAACGGCACCGAAGCCATGCTGGTCAAGCTGAAGCCCGATGGCGATTTTGCCGGCATGCTGATCCTGGTTTTCCGTGGCACCCAACCCAACATCAAGGATGTGCTCACCGATATCAAAGCGGATCTGGTCAATGCTGAAGAGTGTAATGGCCGGGTGCACCGTGGCTTTCAGGACGCATTTAAACCGTTGAAGAAGCGGATCAGCGATGCCCTGGGCGAGCATAAAGGGATACCGCTTTATATTACCGGCCACTCCCTTGGCGGGGCGTTGGCCTTGCTGGCCACCCGTTTATTGTGCAACGACTCCATCGGTGCGTGCTATACCTACGGCTGCCCGAGAGTGGCGGACGATGTTTTTTTCGAGGGGATCAAAACCCCGGTTTACCGGGTGGTCAATGCGGCGGATGGTGTTGCCAAGGTGCCTTTTGGCTACGGCTTTTCATCCGCTCTTGGTCTGTTGCGTTTAATTCCCATCAACGGCACTTTTCAAATAGCGGAATGGTTGCGCAAGTATTTTCTCGGCTACACCCATTACGGCACGCTGGTGTTCCTTTCCGATGCCGCCAATATCAAGGATGACACCGGCATCGACTTCAAAGATTTACAGGTGAAAAACAGTCCAAATATTTTCTGGCGGATCTCTATTGTGCTCCCCCGGTTGATCGCCACCCGCTTTAAGGCTGCGGCAAGTGATCACGCCATCCGTGATTATTCGGCTAAACTGCTCGCCCATGCTCAGCGCCGCAATCAATGA
- a CDS encoding helix-hairpin-helix domain-containing protein, with protein sequence MNTPILNVRGIGPATAALLAENGITSAEELAAQKVGSLAAVKGFSETRSRRVIADAQALFAVVSTKTESNKETTPAKETAKKKKTKDKKSAEKKAAKKPNKKGDKTEAKKDKKKKNKKKGKKAKKKK encoded by the coding sequence ATGAACACCCCCATTCTCAATGTCCGCGGTATCGGCCCGGCCACCGCAGCCCTGCTCGCGGAAAACGGTATCACCAGTGCTGAAGAGCTCGCCGCGCAAAAAGTCGGCAGCTTGGCCGCCGTTAAAGGGTTCAGCGAAACGCGTTCACGTCGGGTGATTGCCGATGCCCAGGCATTGTTTGCCGTTGTCAGCACGAAAACCGAATCGAACAAAGAGACCACCCCAGCAAAAGAAACCGCGAAGAAAAAGAAAACAAAGGACAAAAAGTCCGCAGAGAAAAAAGCGGCTAAAAAACCGAACAAGAAGGGGGATAAAACAGAAGCTAAAAAAGATAAAAAAAAGAAGAACAAGAAAAAAGGCAAGAAAGCCAAAAAGAAAAAGTGA
- a CDS encoding PEP-CTERM sorting domain-containing protein, with amino-acid sequence MKTFFATCIVLLGLTATTAGAMSFTLYGDAAKNIDTYPATSVSLTSGLNGSITDLNVQVKLGDADSGETFWKDVSIWLEHNGISVSLAPSGGINFFEGIFDVVFDDAASTQISYDFTSVNAEGSFQALESLSVFNGLDLAGEWTLVFLDTYWPGDGTDLLSWSLTGTMAESTTQPVPEPATMILLGIGFLGLVAFKKAKNTGSC; translated from the coding sequence ATGAAAACTTTTTTTGCCACCTGCATTGTGTTACTGGGCTTGACGGCAACGACAGCCGGGGCCATGTCATTTACTCTCTATGGCGACGCTGCCAAGAACATCGACACCTATCCGGCAACCTCCGTCTCCCTTACTTCAGGGTTGAATGGTTCAATCACGGACCTTAACGTTCAGGTTAAACTCGGGGATGCAGATTCTGGAGAAACGTTTTGGAAAGACGTAAGCATCTGGCTTGAACACAACGGAATCAGCGTTTCTCTCGCGCCATCTGGTGGGATTAATTTTTTTGAAGGCATTTTTGATGTTGTTTTTGACGATGCTGCCTCAACTCAGATTTCCTATGACTTCACATCGGTAAATGCTGAAGGAAGCTTTCAGGCACTGGAGTCCCTTTCGGTTTTCAACGGTTTGGATCTTGCGGGAGAATGGACACTTGTGTTTTTGGATACCTACTGGCCTGGAGATGGAACAGATCTGCTTTCCTGGTCGTTGACGGGAACAATGGCTGAATCCACAACTCAACCGGTGCCTGAGCCGGCTACCATGATCCTGCTCGGCATTGGATTTTTAGGGTTGGTTGCCTTTAAAAAGGCTAAAAATACTGGCAGTTGCTAG
- the gpmA gene encoding 2,3-diphosphoglycerate-dependent phosphoglycerate mutase: MHKLVLLRHGESLWNKENRFTGWTDVDLTEQGRREAQKAGEQLKREGFHFDIAYTSVLKRAIRTLWSVLDVMDLMWIPVQRDWRLNERHYGALQGLNKAETAQKHGEDQVLVWRRSFSTRPPALDRDDPRYPGHDRRYRALNQNNLPTTECLKDTIARFLPFWEETIVPSIRQGSNVLIVAHGNSLRALIKHLDQIAEDEIVHLNIPTGQPLIYELDASLQPIKRYYLGDSDTIKQAMAVVEKQGKVQ, encoded by the coding sequence ATGCACAAACTTGTGCTGTTACGCCATGGAGAAAGCCTGTGGAATAAGGAAAACCGCTTTACCGGCTGGACGGATGTGGATCTGACCGAACAAGGACGACGCGAAGCCCAAAAAGCGGGGGAACAGCTCAAGCGGGAGGGGTTCCATTTTGACATCGCCTACACCTCCGTATTGAAACGCGCCATTCGCACGTTATGGAGCGTTCTCGACGTGATGGATTTGATGTGGATTCCTGTGCAGCGCGACTGGCGGCTGAATGAACGTCATTACGGTGCGTTGCAGGGCCTCAATAAAGCGGAAACCGCGCAAAAGCATGGCGAAGATCAAGTGTTGGTGTGGCGCAGAAGTTTCAGCACCCGACCACCGGCTCTGGACCGCGATGATCCGCGTTACCCCGGCCATGACCGCCGTTATCGGGCGTTGAATCAGAACAATCTACCAACAACGGAATGCCTCAAAGACACCATTGCCCGTTTTCTACCATTCTGGGAAGAGACCATTGTCCCGAGTATCCGCCAAGGAAGCAACGTTTTGATTGTTGCTCACGGCAACAGCCTGCGCGCTTTGATCAAGCACCTGGATCAGATTGCAGAGGACGAAATCGTCCATCTCAATATCCCCACAGGTCAACCACTCATCTATGAATTGGACGCATCACTGCAGCCTATAAAACGTTACTATCTGGGCGATTCTGACACGATAAAACAAGCGATGGCGGTTGTAGAGAAACAGGGGAAAGTTCAATAG
- a CDS encoding CHAD domain-containing protein, translated as MTPLLFWHVKEPLMHDQISCLLAPYTVECVDDRDMQWSVLDDPSWHIWQDGSILLYAHHQPSLQLWQDNAVQFSDTKVSPRARFPHQLRNTSLAERLKALLGVRAFTEKQRISWRHTVLAVRNDEQKIVSRLTLIQRPEITLFSLHPLRGYQQETEAICRQLSSLDMQTCASLTMRQILLYSGLQVMVPPKQLTFNLKPTQAGQRAVLHMVERLVAVARQQEQGLCDDIDTEYTHQYRVALRKARSLVSLFKTCLAQNSRNALKQQLKQLAQRSNRLRDLDVFLLDRDHYASLLPTALRPGLSNAFQRIQRRRNREQKQLTALLLSAGYQDEVQQLMASIEQAQQPLTNKGATPIKRLAAEKIARQYRQLCRDGLNIDDTTADAAIHALRIECKKLRYLLELFGELFDRKRIKRLIKELKQLQDILGRFNDLTVQQEFLSHLATTTRDTAQTISLNALVAVLYQQHVQERQRVVSAVAAFAAEDVAAAIQSLTRDGDM; from the coding sequence ATGACCCCGCTTTTGTTCTGGCACGTGAAAGAACCGCTCATGCATGATCAGATTTCATGCTTACTGGCGCCCTATACCGTCGAATGTGTCGATGACAGGGACATGCAGTGGAGCGTGCTTGATGATCCCTCCTGGCACATCTGGCAAGACGGCTCTATTCTACTTTATGCCCACCACCAACCGTCTTTGCAACTCTGGCAGGATAATGCAGTTCAATTCAGTGACACCAAGGTCTCGCCACGGGCGCGCTTTCCCCATCAACTACGCAACACGTCATTGGCTGAGCGCCTGAAAGCGCTGCTCGGCGTGCGAGCTTTCACTGAAAAGCAACGCATCTCATGGCGGCACACCGTTTTGGCCGTACGCAATGACGAGCAGAAGATTGTCAGCCGCCTGACCCTGATTCAACGCCCGGAGATCACCCTGTTCAGTCTGCACCCCCTGCGCGGTTATCAGCAGGAAACTGAAGCCATCTGCCGCCAACTGTCTTCGCTGGATATGCAGACCTGCGCTTCTCTGACCATGCGTCAAATACTCCTTTACAGCGGCCTTCAGGTTATGGTGCCACCCAAACAATTGACCTTTAACCTCAAACCCACTCAGGCAGGACAGCGGGCCGTCCTGCACATGGTCGAACGCCTGGTCGCTGTAGCCCGCCAACAGGAACAGGGTCTCTGTGACGACATTGATACAGAATACACCCACCAGTATCGGGTGGCGTTGCGCAAGGCCCGTTCGTTGGTCAGTCTGTTTAAGACCTGCCTAGCGCAAAACTCCCGCAATGCCCTGAAGCAACAGCTGAAGCAATTGGCCCAACGCAGCAATCGTCTGCGTGATCTGGATGTGTTCCTGCTGGATCGCGACCATTACGCCTCCTTGCTTCCGACGGCACTTCGTCCCGGTCTGAGCAACGCCTTTCAACGCATTCAGCGCCGGCGCAACCGGGAACAGAAACAACTAACAGCCCTGTTGCTTTCTGCGGGTTACCAGGATGAAGTCCAGCAGTTGATGGCGAGTATCGAGCAAGCACAACAGCCGTTGACCAACAAGGGGGCCACGCCGATCAAGCGGTTAGCCGCCGAAAAAATTGCCCGTCAATACCGACAACTCTGCCGGGATGGTCTGAACATCGACGATACCACCGCCGATGCGGCCATTCACGCATTGCGCATTGAATGCAAAAAATTACGCTACCTGCTCGAATTGTTCGGCGAACTGTTTGACCGCAAACGCATTAAACGGCTGATCAAAGAGCTCAAGCAACTTCAGGACATCCTCGGCCGCTTCAATGACCTGACCGTGCAGCAGGAATTTCTCAGCCACCTGGCGACCACAACCCGTGACACGGCTCAAACCATCAGTCTCAATGCCCTGGTCGCGGTTCTTTATCAACAGCATGTTCAGGAACGACAACGGGTGGTGAGCGCCGTTGCCGCCTTTGCCGCTGAAGACGTTGCCGCAGCCATTCAATCCCTGACCAGAGACGGAGACATGTGA
- a CDS encoding ISL3 family transposase, giving the protein MLIKTLLNKVVRFKSFVYGSVCVMLVGGTEALVIDIEPRRNSRPICPECLKRCVVYDRQPVRLFEYLPIWTFKAFFRYAPRRVNCPEHGVKVEALPWAYGKERTTIAYQVFLARWAKRLSWQETARFFETSWDTVFRAVKFVVDYGLAHRSLEGVTEIGVDEVAVFKGHKYLTLVYQVNAGARRLLWSGPERKAKTLLRFFKEFGPERSAKLQFVCSDMWAAYLKVIAKKAPQALNVLDHFHIMRKFNEAIDEIRRSEVKQFKADGQQNVLEHKRWLLLKRPENLSEKQTSSLGELLKLNLASIKGYLLREDFQRFWEYQRFDFAEKFLENWVTRTLQTDLEPMKKVARMLRRHKPLILNWFRAKGEISSGAVEGMNLKVKLTMRKAYGFRTLKCLQIALYHELGKLPEPMYFHRFF; this is encoded by the coding sequence ATGCTGATAAAGACTCTACTGAACAAGGTCGTGCGATTCAAGTCGTTCGTTTATGGCTCCGTCTGCGTCATGCTGGTTGGCGGTACGGAAGCCCTGGTCATTGACATTGAACCGCGCCGCAACAGTCGGCCAATTTGCCCTGAGTGTCTGAAACGATGCGTGGTTTATGACCGGCAGCCGGTACGGTTGTTCGAGTATCTGCCGATCTGGACATTCAAAGCCTTTTTTCGCTATGCGCCGCGCCGGGTTAACTGCCCGGAGCATGGCGTCAAGGTTGAGGCGCTGCCTTGGGCCTACGGGAAAGAGCGAACGACCATTGCTTACCAAGTTTTTCTGGCTCGTTGGGCGAAACGGCTTTCCTGGCAAGAGACCGCCCGTTTTTTTGAAACCAGTTGGGACACGGTCTTCCGGGCCGTCAAGTTCGTCGTCGATTACGGTCTCGCCCACAGAAGCCTTGAAGGCGTTACCGAGATCGGTGTTGACGAGGTTGCCGTTTTCAAAGGGCACAAGTACCTGACGTTGGTCTATCAGGTCAACGCCGGGGCCAGGCGCTTACTCTGGAGTGGTCCTGAGCGCAAAGCCAAAACGCTGCTGCGATTTTTCAAGGAGTTCGGCCCGGAACGAAGCGCCAAACTCCAGTTCGTTTGCAGCGACATGTGGGCCGCGTACCTCAAGGTCATCGCCAAGAAGGCTCCGCAGGCGCTGAACGTTCTCGATCACTTCCATATCATGCGGAAGTTCAACGAGGCGATTGACGAGATCCGGCGCAGCGAGGTCAAGCAGTTCAAGGCTGATGGTCAGCAGAATGTTCTCGAACATAAACGCTGGCTGCTGCTGAAACGGCCCGAGAATCTCTCGGAGAAGCAGACCTCCAGTTTGGGAGAGTTGCTCAAACTGAACCTGGCGTCGATCAAAGGCTACCTGCTGCGCGAGGATTTTCAGCGATTCTGGGAATACCAGCGATTCGACTTCGCTGAAAAGTTCCTCGAAAACTGGGTGACCCGAACATTGCAAACCGATCTTGAGCCGATGAAGAAGGTCGCAAGAATGTTACGCAGGCACAAGCCGCTGATCCTCAACTGGTTCAGGGCTAAAGGCGAAATATCAAGCGGTGCGGTTGAGGGCATGAACCTGAAGGTAAAACTCACTATGAGAAAAGCCTATGGTTTCAGAACGCTCAAATGCCTGCAAATCGCGCTATATCATGAACTTGGCAAGTTGCCGGAACCGATGTATTTCCACAGATTTTTCTGA
- a CDS encoding AAA family ATPase, whose translation MKTVACYSIKGGVGKTASAVNFAYWSARQGHRTLLVDLDAQGASSFYFRVRNPSKKNWGKRFFKTYEQLLEQVKESDFNLLDILPAHPSFRHFDSLLAQHGGRSNRLHKVLKGLTAHYDVVILDCPPSISLLAENIFAAADLISVPMIPTTLSQRTFTQLLDFFDQQGYTKDRVRPFFTLADGRKQLHRETAAILRKSYPLFFKQAIPHSTYVEKMGIHQAPIDLFAHNSQANRCYQALWQEIASALDLPQPSS comes from the coding sequence ATGAAGACCGTCGCCTGTTACAGCATCAAAGGCGGAGTGGGCAAAACCGCTTCGGCTGTAAACTTTGCCTATTGGTCGGCCCGACAGGGTCATCGTACTCTGCTGGTCGATCTTGATGCCCAAGGGGCCTCGTCATTTTACTTCCGGGTCCGCAACCCGTCGAAAAAGAACTGGGGAAAGCGCTTTTTTAAGACCTATGAGCAGTTGCTTGAGCAAGTCAAGGAGAGTGACTTCAACCTTCTCGATATTCTGCCGGCCCATCCGTCTTTTCGTCATTTCGACAGTCTGTTGGCTCAACATGGCGGCAGGAGCAACCGTCTGCACAAAGTCCTCAAGGGACTGACCGCGCACTACGATGTGGTCATTCTCGACTGCCCGCCGAGCATCAGCCTGCTGGCGGAAAACATCTTTGCCGCAGCCGATCTGATCAGCGTGCCGATGATCCCCACCACCCTGTCACAGCGCACGTTTACACAATTGCTCGATTTTTTTGATCAACAGGGGTACACCAAAGACCGGGTGCGACCGTTTTTCACCCTGGCCGACGGCCGCAAACAACTGCACCGTGAAACCGCGGCGATTCTGCGTAAGAGTTATCCGTTATTTTTTAAACAAGCCATACCACACTCCACCTACGTGGAAAAAATGGGCATCCATCAGGCACCCATTGATCTGTTTGCCCACAACAGTCAGGCCAACCGATGCTACCAGGCCTTATGGCAGGAGATTGCCAGCGCCCTTGACCTGCCACAACCATCCTCTTGA
- a CDS encoding RHS repeat-associated core domain-containing protein, protein MPVLRYFLCTALLVLIFSAQVLAIDCSTVGGISNLGIEYVPDTCPPYGDNEVAHFIDTMLTCSGGKVTLYAHYGDTMATPARIAAYAASNNYRVMWNKDNGHIVVVHRYFRGTIDGVAMTSVPAGTINTEGFNQIFTPNAFPDADGNGNPDCADSGDAPEIEKEPEPVIGACEVGNRSFGSQVNVASGNLSLTQPLFSEAETGLPGGLYFSWNSLGNGWQLNQDVHYEPTWAPAPGIAYTCTQSVSSWTAILSSDKNNDNGVVYPVKWTETGTDFTVGSCSIDDAPYIRVRQADGGYLYFSDTSSGSDLASVNGSYATWSNEDHSVTYRNGTQLTFNDDGKILERRDRNGLVAQYSYTDDKLQSITDRFGRTTVFSHDGDGHITTITAPDSRSVSLTYSDGLIASITTSDGRAWSYTYSDGRLTQISDPAGNEKSYAYDSSGRVVQGTTPDGTRTISYDDTANESVITDRDGSQTLHGYDADQRTPLYTIDPQGGETLYTYNSRNQLISTSDQELRTRTSTYNTQGDLLTETDAAGMTTSYTYNSNGDVTAITDAEGNTTQIAYDANGNPVTVILANGLQIINTYNSLGQLVSRQDVNGGVTGYTYDANGFPAQVITPDGSITTYSFDIGGRLLSETDAGGYVTSYTYDNAGRLAGKTTPGGDTTSYGYNVLGHLTSVLHPDGTTTCLTYDHAGRLLSLTDGAGRSTQYQYNNLGQRTVSTDGNSNSTDYTSNFMDQLTRITDPLGTVTDLVYQDDGLSLAEVIDGRGNSLTYSYDSAGRLIQTNQHGVITSYTYNSLGQLATRTDARGIVTEYSYDSLGRLTQLHFPADSSQDVLYGYDAGTWGGGQLTSMQDAGGSHSYAYDSLGRLVSHTYTLQNTAYTTDYSYDTTGNLVTLSYPGGFAVTTSYDGNHRPLSIQAELGDQTLDILTQISYDTNGRPVQWQHGNGLLTSAGYDGGGLLQSLTLSSHLAEAYTRDGAGQLTTLTRSLPTTGQDTYQYDVAGQLISADKNDILRTYSYDPVGNRLTLNEDGEIDTSTLATDSNQLLAVSGVNAESRLYDIQGNSLQLSTPQFDDLQLTYNQSGRLKTLSNSGTVSDYLYDGNNLRVVKDSAGVATHYHYDLQGRLLTETDSDGTLRRAVVWYGDTPAALIDIEPSEPTFYTCTTTESLTGAAGPGMTLDTVTHTVVIESGDYAGTYAISDENWQVYSSGIVFIWSDESFQIQGGFAPDYELPTRSGGLVFYQKNDEGNFEIADLYKLWKESESGGSTIATPYQVHTDQIGAPVLLTDATGTAVWSAQYAPFGQATINNDVDGDGTEVICNLRFPGQYFDAESGLHYNWHRYYEPRSGRYITLDPIGLAGGINLYAYVQNNPINSIDQAGLAREGANCPNNSNCVQDCLEREYGDTYTWAASLSYISIPSAVYELYSNEVAMALKRSATSKLYSDTAYRAGKRQMKTLAQFSRFNNMMLVAGVGATSFQVTAYIYCQVSCALK, encoded by the coding sequence ATGCCCGTTTTGCGCTATTTTCTCTGTACGGCTCTTTTGGTTTTAATCTTTTCAGCTCAGGTCCTTGCCATTGACTGCTCGACAGTTGGCGGGATTTCAAACCTCGGTATAGAATACGTTCCTGATACCTGTCCGCCATACGGAGACAACGAAGTCGCCCACTTCATTGACACAATGCTGACATGTAGTGGTGGCAAGGTAACTCTTTATGCTCATTACGGAGATACGATGGCTACACCGGCCCGCATTGCCGCCTATGCCGCCTCCAATAACTATCGTGTGATGTGGAACAAGGACAACGGCCATATTGTCGTAGTACATCGCTATTTTCGCGGCACTATTGACGGTGTGGCCATGACGAGTGTCCCCGCTGGAACCATCAATACCGAAGGCTTTAATCAAATTTTCACGCCAAATGCTTTTCCCGATGCGGATGGCAATGGCAATCCTGATTGCGCAGACAGTGGAGACGCTCCGGAAATTGAAAAAGAACCAGAGCCGGTCATCGGTGCGTGTGAAGTCGGTAATAGGTCTTTCGGTTCTCAAGTCAATGTTGCCAGCGGCAATCTCTCTTTGACACAACCCCTGTTTTCCGAAGCAGAAACCGGATTGCCCGGAGGGCTTTACTTTAGCTGGAATAGTTTGGGGAATGGTTGGCAGTTGAATCAGGATGTCCATTACGAACCCACCTGGGCTCCTGCTCCCGGCATCGCGTATACCTGTACTCAAAGTGTTTCGAGTTGGACTGCCATCTTGAGCAGTGATAAGAATAACGACAATGGTGTCGTTTATCCGGTTAAGTGGACTGAAACCGGAACGGATTTTACGGTCGGCAGTTGCTCCATTGACGATGCTCCCTATATTCGCGTTCGTCAGGCCGATGGCGGCTACCTGTATTTTTCCGACACGTCAAGCGGCAGCGATCTTGCTTCGGTCAACGGCTCGTATGCCACTTGGTCGAACGAAGATCACAGCGTTACCTATCGTAACGGCACGCAATTGACCTTTAATGACGATGGGAAGATTCTCGAGCGCCGTGACCGTAACGGTCTTGTTGCCCAGTACAGTTATACCGACGATAAGCTGCAAAGCATCACCGACCGCTTCGGTCGTACCACCGTGTTCAGTCATGATGGCGATGGGCACATCACCACCATCACCGCTCCGGACAGCCGTAGCGTCAGCTTGACCTACAGTGACGGGCTGATCGCTTCAATAACCACCAGCGATGGGCGAGCCTGGAGTTATACCTACAGTGATGGCCGCCTGACGCAAATCAGCGATCCCGCCGGGAACGAAAAAAGTTATGCTTACGACAGCAGCGGTCGCGTTGTGCAGGGCACCACCCCGGACGGCACCCGCACCATCAGCTACGATGACACCGCCAACGAGAGTGTTATTACCGACCGCGACGGCAGCCAGACCCTCCACGGCTATGACGCCGATCAACGTACGCCGCTCTACACCATTGATCCCCAGGGTGGAGAAACCCTTTACACGTACAACAGTCGCAACCAGTTGATTTCCACCAGCGACCAGGAATTGCGCACCCGCACCTCCACCTACAACACCCAAGGCGATCTGCTCACCGAAACCGATGCCGCCGGCATGACCACCAGCTACACCTACAACAGCAACGGCGATGTGACTGCCATCACCGATGCTGAGGGTAACACCACTCAGATCGCCTACGATGCCAACGGCAATCCCGTAACCGTCATCCTGGCCAACGGCCTGCAGATTATCAACACCTACAACAGCCTCGGTCAACTCGTCAGTCGCCAGGATGTCAACGGCGGTGTGACCGGCTATACCTACGATGCGAACGGTTTTCCCGCCCAAGTCATCACCCCCGACGGCAGCATCACCACCTACAGTTTTGACATTGGCGGTCGCCTGCTTAGCGAAACCGATGCCGGCGGATACGTTACCAGTTACACCTATGACAATGCCGGTCGCCTGGCTGGCAAAACCACGCCCGGCGGCGACACCACCAGCTACGGCTACAACGTTTTGGGACACCTCACCAGCGTCCTTCACCCCGACGGAACCACGACCTGTCTGACCTATGACCACGCCGGTCGTCTGCTCAGCCTTACCGACGGCGCCGGGCGGAGTACACAGTATCAATACAACAACCTCGGTCAGAGAACCGTCAGTACCGACGGCAACAGCAACAGCACCGACTACACCAGCAACTTCATGGACCAGCTCACCCGCATCACCGACCCGCTCGGCACGGTTACCGACCTGGTGTATCAGGACGATGGTCTCAGCCTGGCCGAGGTGATCGACGGTCGCGGCAACAGCCTGACCTACAGTTACGATAGTGCCGGGCGCCTTATCCAAACCAACCAACACGGCGTCATCACCAGCTATACCTATAACAGCCTGGGGCAACTGGCGACACGCACCGACGCCCGTGGCATCGTCACCGAATACAGTTACGACAGCCTCGGTCGTTTGACCCAGCTTCATTTTCCAGCCGACAGCAGTCAGGATGTTCTTTACGGCTACGATGCCGGTACCTGGGGTGGTGGCCAGCTGACCAGCATGCAAGATGCCGGTGGCAGCCACAGCTACGCTTACGACAGTCTGGGGCGTCTCGTCAGTCACACCTATACGTTGCAAAACACGGCTTACACCACCGACTATAGCTACGATACCACCGGCAACCTGGTCACTCTCAGTTATCCCGGTGGGTTTGCTGTGACAACCAGCTATGACGGCAACCATCGTCCCTTGAGCATACAGGCTGAGCTGGGCGACCAAACCCTGGATATCCTGACCCAGATCAGCTACGACACCAATGGCCGCCCCGTCCAATGGCAACATGGCAACGGTTTGCTCACCAGCGCCGGCTACGATGGCGGCGGTTTGCTGCAAAGTCTGACCCTGTCTTCGCATCTGGCGGAAGCATACACCCGAGACGGCGCCGGTCAGCTCACCACCCTGACACGTTCCCTGCCGACCACCGGTCAGGACACCTATCAATACGATGTTGCCGGACAATTGATTTCCGCCGATAAAAACGACATCCTACGCACCTACAGCTACGACCCGGTCGGCAACCGCCTCACCCTCAATGAAGATGGCGAGATCGACACGTCCACCCTGGCCACGGACAGCAATCAGCTCCTCGCCGTCAGCGGCGTCAACGCCGAAAGCCGTCTCTACGACATCCAGGGCAACAGCCTGCAACTGTCCACGCCGCAGTTTGACGATCTGCAGTTGACCTACAACCAGAGTGGTCGTCTGAAAACCCTCAGCAACAGCGGCACGGTCAGCGACTATCTCTACGACGGCAACAACCTGCGCGTGGTCAAAGATAGTGCCGGTGTCGCCACCCACTACCATTACGACCTTCAGGGCCGCCTTCTCACTGAAACCGACAGTGACGGCACCTTGCGTCGTGCCGTGGTCTGGTATGGCGATACCCCGGCAGCTCTCATTGACATCGAGCCGTCCGAGCCGACCTTTTACACCTGCACCACCACGGAATCCCTCACCGGCGCCGCTGGTCCCGGTATGACCCTCGACACTGTTACTCACACGGTCGTTATTGAGAGTGGCGACTACGCCGGCACCTATGCCATCAGCGATGAGAACTGGCAGGTCTATTCTTCAGGAATCGTGTTCATCTGGAGTGATGAGAGTTTTCAGATTCAAGGTGGATTCGCACCCGATTATGAACTGCCCACACGTAGCGGTGGTCTGGTCTTTTATCAAAAAAACGACGAAGGTAACTTCGAGATCGCCGATTTATACAAACTCTGGAAAGAAAGCGAAAGCGGCGGCAGCACCATCGCCACCCCGTACCAGGTCCACACCGACCAGATTGGCGCTCCGGTGCTGCTTACCGACGCCACAGGCACGGCCGTCTGGTCCGCACAGTATGCCCCGTTCGGTCAGGCCACAATCAACAACGATGTCGACGGTGACGGCACTGAGGTCATCTGCAACCTGCGCTTCCCCGGCCAGTACTTTGACGCGGAATCCGGTCTGCATTACAATTGGCATCGCTACTATGAGCCACGGTCGGGGCGGTATATTACCTTAGATCCGATTGGTTTGGCTGGTGGGATTAATCTTTATGCTTATGTCCAAAACAATCCTATCAATTCCATTGATCAAGCAGGGTTAGCTCGGGAAGGAGCCAATTGCCCAAATAACTCGAATTGCGTACAAGATTGCCTTGAGAGAGAGTATGGTGATACCTACACATGGGCTGCCAGCCTTAGTTATATAAGCATACCCTCTGCAGTCTATGAGTTGTATAGCAATGAGGTTGCAATGGCTTTAAAGAGATCTGCAACATCTAAGCTTTACTCTGATACAGCATACAGGGCTGGGAAGCGGCAAATGAAAACCTTGGCTCAATTTTCCAGATTTAACAATATGATGCTCGTGGCAGGCGTTGGTGCAACTTCGTTTCAAGTCACTGCATATATTTATTGCCAAGTGAGCTGTGCACTAAAATGA